The nucleotide window TCTGCGGAATGAAATATAACACAGCCGAAGTTGCAAAATTGCAACCAAACTATCTTGGCTTTATATTTTACAAAAAATCATCTCGTAATTTTGAAGGTGACATTCCAGAGTTACCAAAAACCATCAAAAAAGTTGGTGTTTTTGTTGATGAGGCAATTGAAGTCATTATGCAAAAAATTGAAAAATACGACCTTGATGCAATTCAGCTACATGGTAATGAATCTCCTGATTATTGTAAAGTCCTGAAGCGTCATTACGAGAAGCGGAGCGACGAAGTAATCTCATCAAAAGAGACAAATTGCCACGCCCTGACAAAAAGCATCAGGACTCGCAATGACAAATTAATTGAAATCATCAAAGTCTTCAGCATCAAAGATAAATTCGACTTTAGTCAACTGCAACCTTATGAAGACTATGTAGATTATTTTCTATTCGACACCAAAGGAAAGTTACCAGGCGGAAATGGCTACACCTTTAATTGGGATGTATTAAAAGACTATCCATCAACAAAACCTTACTTTTTAAGTGGTGGTATTGGGTTAGAAGAAATGGACAATGTTTTGTCATTCATGCAGAGAGAGGAATCTAAATATTGCCATGCCATTGATATCAACAGTAAATTTGAAATAAAACCTGGTTTGAAGGCTATTGAAAAACTAGAAGAATTTATAACCAATTTGTCATTCCGCACTTGATGCGGAATCCACAATTAAAACTTTGAGATTCCTGCCTTCGCAGGAACAAGACTATGAAAAACACATACAACATCAACGACAAAGGCTACTACGGTGAATTTGGTGGAGCCTTTATTCCAGAAATGCTCTACCCAAATGTAGAAGAACTACGCCAAAACTATCTAAAAGTAATGGCAGAACCGTCTTTTCAAGAAGAGTTTAATCAACTGCTTAAGGATTATGTTGGTCGTCCTTCTCCGCTCTATTTTGCCAAGCGCCTTTCAGAAAAATACAACACTAAAGTATATTTAAAACGTGAAGATTTAAATCATACTGGTGCGCATAAGGTTAATAACACCATTGGGCAAATCCTTATGGCAAAACGTTTAGGTAAAAACAGAATCATTGCCGAAACTGGTGCAGGACAACATGGAGTTGCTACAGCGACAGTTTGTGCACTTATGGGAATGGAATGCATTGTTTACATGGGAGAAATTGATATTGCCAGGCAAGCACCAAACGTTGCTCGTATGAAAATGTTAGGTGCGGAAGTGAGACCAGCATTGTCAGGAAGTAGAACACTAAAAGATGCAACCAACGAAGCGATTAGGGATTGGATTAATAATCCAGTTGACACACATTACATTATTGGCTCAGCTATTGGGCCTCATCCTTATCCTGATATGGTGACGCGATTTCAGTCTGTTATTTCAGAAGAAATAAAATGGCAACTCAAAGAAAAAGAAGGTAAAGAAAATCCTGATTATGTGGTGGCTTGTATTGGTGGTGGTAGTAACGCAGCTGGAACGTATTATCACTTTTTAGAAAATGAAAGCGTTGGTATTATTGCTGTAGAAGCTGCAGGTAAAGGTATTCATTCTGGTGAAAGCGCTGCGACTTCAGCATTAGGCAAAGAAGGTATAATTCATGGTTGTAAAACCTTATTAATGCAAACTGACGATGGTCAAATCACAGAACCTTACTCAATTTCGGCAGGTCTAGATTATCCTGGTGTTGGTCCATTACATTCGCATTTGTACAAGTCTGGTCGTGGTGAATTTTACTCTGCCACAGATGATGAAGCTATGCAAGCTGGTTTAGAATTAACCAAATTGGAAGGTATTATTCCTGCAATAGAAACAAGCCACGCTTTAGCTGTTTTTAAGCACAAAACCTTTAAACCAGATGATATTGTTGTCATTAGTTTATCTGGTCGTGGCGACAAAGATTTACAGAATTATATTGATTATTTTAAACTTTAGCAGTATTCAGAAATGAGATATTAGATATGAGATCTCTCAAACTAATTTCTCAATACTCAATACTCAATACTCAATACTCAATACTCAATACTATAATATGAACAGAATAAACCAAAAGCTAAAAGAAGATAAAAAACTACTGTCTATATACTTTACAGCAGGTTACCCAAATATAGATGACACTGTGTCAATTATTCAGAATTTAGAACAAAGTGGTGTGGATATGATAGAAATTGGCCTGCCTTTTAGCGATCCACTTGCTGATGGACCTACCATACAAGCCAGTTCTACAGCTGCACTAAAAAATGGTATGACTACCGAAAAACTATTCGAACAAC belongs to Winogradskyella sp. J14-2 and includes:
- the trpB gene encoding tryptophan synthase subunit beta, which codes for MKNTYNINDKGYYGEFGGAFIPEMLYPNVEELRQNYLKVMAEPSFQEEFNQLLKDYVGRPSPLYFAKRLSEKYNTKVYLKREDLNHTGAHKVNNTIGQILMAKRLGKNRIIAETGAGQHGVATATVCALMGMECIVYMGEIDIARQAPNVARMKMLGAEVRPALSGSRTLKDATNEAIRDWINNPVDTHYIIGSAIGPHPYPDMVTRFQSVISEEIKWQLKEKEGKENPDYVVACIGGGSNAAGTYYHFLENESVGIIAVEAAGKGIHSGESAATSALGKEGIIHGCKTLLMQTDDGQITEPYSISAGLDYPGVGPLHSHLYKSGRGEFYSATDDEAMQAGLELTKLEGIIPAIETSHALAVFKHKTFKPDDIVVISLSGRGDKDLQNYIDYFKL
- a CDS encoding phosphoribosylanthranilate isomerase, with the translated sequence MKIKICGMKYNTAEVAKLQPNYLGFIFYKKSSRNFEGDIPELPKTIKKVGVFVDEAIEVIMQKIEKYDLDAIQLHGNESPDYCKVLKRHYEKRSDEVISSKETNCHALTKSIRTRNDKLIEIIKVFSIKDKFDFSQLQPYEDYVDYFLFDTKGKLPGGNGYTFNWDVLKDYPSTKPYFLSGGIGLEEMDNVLSFMQREESKYCHAIDINSKFEIKPGLKAIEKLEEFITNLSFRT